CAAGTCCAAGCTCCTCTCCGCCACCATCTGGCTTGCCGACATGCGCTACTTCGACGACATGAACTCCGCGTGGGAGGCCTGGATGGATCCCGCGAATCCGCCGGCCCGCGCCACCGTCGAAGCGCGACTGGCCGCGCCCAAGTATTTCGTCGAGATCGCGGGCGTGGCGGCGAAGTAGGCGGCCTCCCGCGGAGCAGCGTTCTCTCGAGCCGACGGACTCATCCGCCCTCGAGGGGAATTTTTCCCTCGGAACAGTCCAGTTTCTGGGCGCCGAGCTCCTCGTGTCTTTCTGATTTTTTCTCGCGCCCGGCTTCCGAGATGGAGGGCCTCTTCCAATCTCGGGGCGATAGTTCGTAGCTCGCGGTCGGCCCGCGCACCTTCTGCACTGTCAGCCTCATGACATCGC
The sequence above is a segment of the Candidatus Methylomirabilota bacterium genome. Coding sequences within it:
- a CDS encoding RidA family protein, whose translation is MSIQRLQPGKRLSAAVVHGDTIYLAGQIAGDASADVKGQTQQILKKIDDLLAAAGTSKSKLLSATIWLADMRYFDDMNSAWEAWMDPANPPARATVEARLAAPKYFVEIAGVAAK